The following coding sequences lie in one Phenylobacterium immobile (ATCC 35973) genomic window:
- a CDS encoding KpsF/GutQ family sugar-phosphate isomerase has product MSDPDPSAIGPIAIGRRVLAAEAAALQAQADQLGESFARAVETLAVAKGRIVVTGVGKSGHVGRKIAATFASTGAPAVFVHAAEASHGDLGMIGADDVIIALSKSGAVAELADVIAYATRFRIPLIALTAEPDSTLGRAADVVLQLAAAAEATDAVSAPTTSTTLQIALGDALAVALLERRGFAPEDFRVLHPGGKLGAMLRSVGDLMHGGEETPLVGLDTPMDRALLVMTERRWGVLGVVDGEGRLVGAITDGDLRRHIDGLMTHTAAEVMTPGPKKTVPPTLLASEALALMSDPAPAVTVLFVVEAGRPVGILHVHDLLRAGVM; this is encoded by the coding sequence ATGAGCGACCCTGATCCCAGCGCCATCGGCCCCATCGCCATCGGTCGACGCGTACTGGCCGCTGAGGCCGCCGCGCTCCAGGCCCAGGCCGACCAACTGGGTGAGAGCTTCGCCCGCGCCGTCGAGACTCTGGCCGTCGCCAAAGGCCGCATCGTTGTCACCGGCGTCGGCAAGTCCGGCCACGTCGGCCGCAAGATCGCCGCCACCTTCGCGTCCACCGGCGCGCCAGCCGTCTTCGTCCATGCCGCCGAGGCCAGCCACGGCGACCTGGGCATGATCGGCGCTGACGACGTCATCATCGCCCTTTCCAAATCGGGCGCCGTCGCCGAGCTGGCGGACGTGATCGCCTACGCCACCCGATTCCGCATTCCTCTGATCGCCCTCACCGCTGAGCCAGACAGCACGCTTGGGCGCGCCGCCGACGTGGTCCTCCAGCTGGCCGCCGCCGCCGAGGCGACCGACGCGGTCTCCGCGCCCACCACGTCCACCACGCTGCAGATCGCGCTCGGCGACGCCCTCGCCGTGGCCCTCTTGGAACGCCGTGGCTTTGCGCCCGAGGATTTCCGCGTCCTCCACCCCGGCGGCAAGCTGGGCGCCATGCTGCGCAGCGTCGGCGACCTCATGCACGGCGGCGAGGAGACTCCGTTGGTCGGCCTGGATACGCCCATGGACAGGGCGTTGCTTGTCATGACCGAACGCCGCTGGGGCGTCCTGGGCGTCGTCGACGGCGAGGGCCGCCTGGTCGGCGCCATCACAGACGGCGACCTGCGCCGCCACATCGACGGCCTCATGACCCACACCGCCGCAGAGGTCATGACGCCTGGCCCCAAGAAGACCGTGCCGCCGACGCTGCTGGCCTCCGAGGCCCTGGCCCTGATGAGCGATCCGGCGCCGGCGGTCACAGTGCTGTTCGTCGTCGAGGCCGGCCGGCCCGTCGGCATCCTCCATGTCCACGACCTGCTCCGCGCCGGCGTGATGTAG